One genomic region from Streptomyces sp. NBC_00582 encodes:
- a CDS encoding DUF317 domain-containing protein, with the protein MPHPTVPYVLAAPGYLTGGGDWEHLTEWLLRGHGWRDVSTIDQHTALASPDGRLHVALSRRAAWTWSLRAATSHDQDWAALLGAHIPVEYITELVDTMLRPASRYDPDVLGPLHAAGWTTAAAAPPSTTVSPDGLVRFTAEPTPSRAPRPWHAACTVDRQTWWTAAFSTHTPPGVVAAFTRSLASNDPLLRMAIGTPLYGCGPYTRVTQTPHGYDDEQAQLEARITEARGHRLAAASPTAPPPSSRRASRTR; encoded by the coding sequence ATGCCCCACCCCACCGTCCCCTATGTCCTGGCGGCGCCCGGTTATCTCACCGGCGGCGGCGACTGGGAACACCTGACCGAGTGGCTGCTGCGCGGCCACGGCTGGCGGGACGTGTCCACGATCGACCAGCACACCGCCCTGGCCAGCCCCGACGGCCGCCTGCACGTCGCCCTCAGCCGCCGGGCGGCCTGGACCTGGAGCCTGCGCGCCGCCACCTCTCACGACCAGGACTGGGCAGCGCTCCTCGGCGCGCACATCCCCGTCGAGTACATCACCGAGCTCGTCGACACCATGCTGCGACCGGCTTCCCGCTACGACCCTGATGTCCTCGGCCCGTTGCACGCGGCAGGCTGGACCACGGCCGCCGCCGCTCCCCCATCCACCACCGTGTCACCGGACGGCCTGGTCCGCTTCACCGCAGAACCCACACCCAGCCGTGCGCCGCGCCCCTGGCACGCCGCCTGCACGGTCGACAGACAAACCTGGTGGACGGCCGCGTTCAGCACCCACACCCCGCCCGGCGTCGTCGCCGCGTTCACCCGCAGCCTCGCATCCAACGACCCGCTGCTGCGGATGGCCATCGGAACACCGCTCTACGGGTGCGGGCCCTACACCCGCGTCACCCAGACCCCCCACGGATACGACGACGAGCAAGCACAGCTCGAAGCACGGATCACCGAAGCCCGTGGCCACCGCCTCGCCGCCGCATCACCCACCGCACCGCCGCCCTCCTCCCGTCGCGCATCCCGCACCCGCTGA
- a CDS encoding DUF317 domain-containing protein has protein sequence MKKQWTGWGPGQQPEQHYLIQPRHLAGGGDLRHVTEFLRASGWKDKSTTGGRIVFDSPDRTVRVGYDPFTQPGGWTISGKPTAQQHAWHATFGRQVPVEIVAGFTDALTQPRSAHAPTVWAPLQQQGWRTERDGQFTATSPDGDAFVQFYSDGAGQAHWFAGAGSEHGRSWDATFTPTTPMHLIQAFATALADPGPVMRPRGHVPPSDRIRTTSVSVLPSELGAWQQARITAARAATWARNSWATARPRRTPGPGPYSTAGSARRR, from the coding sequence ATGAAGAAGCAGTGGACCGGCTGGGGGCCAGGGCAGCAGCCCGAGCAGCACTACCTCATCCAACCCCGCCATCTCGCCGGCGGCGGCGACCTGCGGCACGTCACGGAGTTCCTGCGCGCCTCAGGCTGGAAGGACAAGTCCACCACCGGGGGCCGTATCGTCTTCGACAGCCCCGACCGTACGGTCCGTGTCGGCTACGACCCGTTCACCCAGCCCGGCGGCTGGACGATCTCCGGCAAGCCGACCGCGCAACAGCACGCGTGGCATGCGACCTTCGGACGACAAGTACCTGTGGAGATCGTCGCCGGTTTTACCGACGCGCTCACCCAGCCCCGCTCCGCGCACGCGCCCACCGTCTGGGCACCGCTTCAGCAGCAGGGCTGGAGGACCGAACGCGATGGGCAGTTCACCGCGACGAGCCCGGACGGCGATGCGTTCGTGCAGTTCTACTCCGACGGGGCCGGGCAGGCCCACTGGTTCGCCGGGGCCGGCTCCGAGCACGGCCGGAGCTGGGACGCGACGTTCACGCCGACCACCCCGATGCATCTCATCCAGGCGTTCGCTACCGCTCTGGCCGACCCAGGGCCGGTGATGCGTCCGCGCGGGCACGTCCCGCCCTCCGATCGGATCCGCACTACCTCCGTGTCCGTACTGCCCTCCGAACTCGGAGCCTGGCAGCAGGCCCGGATCACCGCCGCCCGCGCCGCGACGTGGGCGCGCAACTCGTGGGCTACCGCCCGGCCCCGACGCACCCCCGGCCCGGGCCCCTACTCCACAGCGGGCAGCGCACGCCGCCGCTGA
- a CDS encoding DUF317 domain-containing protein — protein MPVSERQLAAFADTHAWTVPYDTSPRHLAGPGDGRHVTHGLAAVGWRRTSDPLSPEIVITSPDQRFSLQFDPQSDTSAWWRLRAEHTDTEPHWYAEFGELVPAEVLSAVTDALVAPPPGEQPDPWHVLSCAGWLLDTPGQAHSPDAMCHIELRHLDGHDAPSWHIETRERGYGDYPGPRIWHAYFNSRTPARLVTAFIAALADTSPLQRGMFNRTAHYSVVQEQSPLTPRQVVAAHTARLDALRTQARAARRQRPTTAKAPAPPSTATPLRR, from the coding sequence GTGCCGGTGAGCGAGCGGCAGCTTGCCGCCTTCGCCGACACCCATGCCTGGACAGTCCCGTACGACACCAGTCCGCGCCACCTGGCCGGTCCCGGAGACGGCCGCCATGTCACCCACGGCCTCGCCGCGGTCGGATGGAGGCGCACCTCGGACCCCCTCAGCCCCGAGATCGTGATCACCAGCCCCGACCAGCGCTTCAGCCTGCAGTTCGACCCGCAGTCCGACACCTCCGCCTGGTGGCGGCTGCGGGCCGAACACACCGACACCGAGCCCCACTGGTACGCCGAGTTCGGCGAACTCGTGCCCGCCGAGGTCCTGTCCGCCGTCACAGACGCCCTCGTCGCTCCGCCACCGGGTGAACAGCCGGATCCCTGGCACGTGCTGTCCTGCGCCGGCTGGCTGCTCGACACCCCGGGCCAGGCACACTCTCCCGACGCCATGTGCCACATCGAGCTACGGCACCTCGACGGCCACGACGCCCCGTCATGGCACATCGAGACCCGCGAGCGCGGATACGGCGACTATCCGGGGCCGCGGATCTGGCACGCCTACTTCAACAGCCGCACGCCCGCCCGCCTGGTCACCGCCTTCATCGCGGCGCTCGCCGACACCAGCCCACTCCAACGCGGCATGTTCAACCGCACCGCCCACTACAGCGTCGTGCAGGAGCAGAGCCCGCTCACCCCACGGCAGGTGGTCGCCGCCCACACCGCCCGGCTCGATGCCCTGCGCACGCAGGCACGCGCCGCCCGCCGCCAGCGGCCGACCACCGCCAAGGCACCGGCGCCGCCGAGCACGGCCACGCCCCTGCGGCGCTAG
- a CDS encoding DUF317 domain-containing protein → MTVPETVDVEFVAPRHLAGGGDPAWVTVPLHRACGWSYGHDPLMPRVILSSPDQKALLRLEPDPDGQWWTLTHAPEPDRPAWYASFGARTPVEIIAAFTDALTDPTADPSNARDPLEPLLRAGLVTGLQPPSVRLPRRHRTRRHT, encoded by the coding sequence GTGACCGTGCCCGAGACCGTGGATGTCGAGTTCGTCGCCCCCCGCCACCTAGCCGGCGGCGGCGATCCCGCCTGGGTCACCGTCCCTCTGCACCGCGCCTGCGGCTGGAGCTACGGCCACGACCCCCTTATGCCGCGCGTGATCCTCTCCAGCCCCGACCAGAAGGCACTCCTGCGGCTCGAGCCCGACCCCGACGGCCAGTGGTGGACACTGACCCACGCACCCGAGCCCGACCGGCCCGCCTGGTACGCGAGCTTCGGTGCCCGCACACCGGTCGAGATCATCGCCGCCTTCACCGACGCTCTCACCGATCCCACCGCCGACCCGTCGAACGCCCGCGACCCACTGGAGCCACTCCTGCGCGCGGGGCTGGTCACCGGCCTACAACCACCATCGGTTCGCCTCCCCCGACGGCACCGTACGCGTCGACATACATGA
- a CDS encoding DUF317 domain-containing protein produces the protein MGTNLDDTQPPVWQARFGEHTPGHLITAFTHALADTSPLVRQGKALSLPAYGTKLITRTQRELPAAQVALALEDRVRALAARHTAPPLSAPAPRRPPASPGHTR, from the coding sequence GTGGGCACCAACCTCGACGACACCCAGCCCCCCGTGTGGCAGGCCCGCTTCGGCGAGCACACCCCAGGACACCTGATCACCGCGTTCACCCACGCGCTCGCCGACACCAGCCCGCTCGTACGCCAGGGCAAGGCGCTGAGTCTCCCCGCATACGGCACCAAGCTCATCACCCGCACTCAGCGTGAACTGCCCGCCGCTCAGGTCGCCTTGGCCCTGGAGGACCGCGTCCGCGCACTTGCCGCCCGGCACACCGCACCACCTCTGTCCGCCCCGGCACCGCGACGCCCTCCGGCCAGCCCCGGTCACACCCGCTGA